A window from Henckelia pumila isolate YLH828 unplaced genomic scaffold, ASM3356847v2 CTG_466, whole genome shotgun sequence encodes these proteins:
- the LOC140872603 gene encoding LOB domain-containing protein 42-like, translated as MSCNGCRALRKGCSQGCVLRPSLQWIKSSQSQANATLFLAKFYGRAGVLNLLNSGPTHLRPVILESLLYEACGRVIDPVQGSVGLMNSGKWLQCQAAVAAVLRGAPPVVPASGEDDSSSAGDGCSIKPVQGGDIRHLSKDGSSVAGLLRVKTRRRFKRSAKRHVDSIFTDVCDDPETKFTITGWDHGKSLDDDDEVKRASSHDSLLSGQTVEPDLVNRNEPVLEVKPVPSGETEAGPDLTLSLNPPWHTYISDSEA; from the exons ATGAGCTGCAATGGCTGCAGAGCTCTGAGAAAAGGATGCAGCCAAGGTTGTGTTCTAAGGCCTTCCCTTCAATGGATTAAATCATCTCAATCACAAGCTAACGCCACCCTCTTTCTTGCCAAATTCTACGGCCGTGCCGGAGTTCTCAATCTCCTTAATTCCGGCCCCACCCATCTCCGCCCTG TGATTCTTGAGTCGCTTTTGTACGAGGCCTGCGGGAGGGTAATCGACCCTGTACAGGGTTCAGTGGGGCTGATGAATTCCGGCAAGTGGTTGCAGTGCCAGGCGGCGGTGGCGGCTGTTCTCCGTGGCGCTCCGCCGGTGGTCCCAGCCTCCGGTGAGGATGACTCTTCCTCCGCCGGTGATGGATGCTCGATCAAGCCTGTTCAAGGAGGCGACATACGCCACCTATCCAAGGACGGATCGTCCGTCGCCGGCCTTCTCCGAGTCAAAACCCGCCGCCGGTTCAAGCGCTCAGCGAAGAGACACGTTGACTCGATTTTCACCGATGTTTGTGATGATCCGGAAACCAAGTTTACCATAACCGGGTGGGATCATGGCAAGAGtttggatgatgatgatgaagtgaAACGGGCCTCGAGTCACGACTCACTACTCTCCGGCCAAACTGTGGAACCCGATTTGGTGAACCGGAACGAGCCGGTTCTCGAGGTCAAACCGGTTCCTTCTGGTGAGACCGAGGCTGGGCCGGATCTGACCCTTAGCTTGAATCCACCGTGGCACACCTACATTTCTGATAGCGAAGCTTGA